A window of the Streptomyces formicae genome harbors these coding sequences:
- a CDS encoding phage antirepressor KilAC domain-containing protein yields MKTREAELTRASAPDVSSPEGVLALAEQYVAAARELVTSKKELSIAAPKAGKWDAFCNADGLIDLTAAAKAFTKVTGGTGRTKFMERLRQGDIRFLQVQNPRIPYEVHIKKGRAEVKFVPAGFKMVEQTFLTTKGMDWLADKLGMGDALPAA; encoded by the coding sequence GTGAAGACACGGGAGGCCGAGCTCACACGGGCCTCCGCGCCGGACGTCTCCAGCCCCGAGGGCGTTCTCGCCCTCGCCGAGCAGTACGTCGCGGCCGCGCGGGAGCTCGTCACTAGCAAGAAGGAACTCTCGATTGCCGCGCCCAAGGCTGGTAAGTGGGATGCCTTCTGCAATGCCGACGGGCTCATCGACCTGACCGCCGCCGCTAAAGCATTCACCAAGGTCACCGGAGGTACGGGGCGGACCAAGTTCATGGAGCGCCTGCGCCAGGGCGACATCCGCTTCCTCCAGGTGCAGAACCCGCGCATCCCCTACGAGGTGCACATTAAGAAGGGCCGGGCTGAGGTCAAGTTCGTACCCGCTGGATTCAAGATGGTGGAGCAGACCTTCCTCACCACCAAGGGCATGGACTGGCTGGCCGACAAGCTCGGTATGGGCGATGCTCTGCCCGCTGCTTGA
- a CDS encoding DUF6879 family protein, with protein sequence MPSSVPTFDELIASCKHSAVHLEMRDSYAVDYEEGPFADWKNGFRHELADRASWWRPWLDLMQETVSRGVVVRRARIVSEPVSEYTQFLYDGTFTNVAAGEQVRWLPRRRASDIALPGNDFWLFDGKWVHWNHFAGDGSWTGEEITDDPVAAKLCVEAFEAVWSRAMPHDQYEIR encoded by the coding sequence ATGCCGTCGAGCGTTCCGACATTCGATGAGCTGATCGCCTCCTGCAAGCACTCCGCCGTGCACCTGGAGATGCGCGACAGCTACGCCGTCGACTACGAAGAGGGCCCCTTCGCGGACTGGAAGAACGGTTTCCGCCACGAGCTGGCGGACCGGGCCTCTTGGTGGCGGCCATGGCTGGACCTCATGCAGGAGACGGTTTCCCGCGGCGTCGTAGTGCGCCGGGCCCGGATCGTGTCAGAGCCCGTAAGCGAGTACACCCAGTTCCTGTACGACGGCACGTTCACGAACGTCGCCGCCGGCGAGCAGGTTCGGTGGCTTCCAAGGCGCCGAGCCTCCGACATCGCCCTGCCCGGCAACGACTTCTGGCTGTTCGACGGGAAGTGGGTCCACTGGAACCACTTCGCCGGCGACGGGTCGTGGACCGGCGAGGAGATCACCGACGATCCTGTCGCTGCGAAGCTCTGCGTTGAGGCCTTCGAGGCTGTGTGGTCCCGGGCCATGCCGCACGACCAGTACGAGATCCGTTGA
- a CDS encoding response regulator translates to MNDSAVHVMIVDDEILIREGLRRILDAFKGVRVVAVCAGEEAVGEAERRQPDLVLLDVRMPHRDGLSVLADLRRLRRPPVVAMLTAFDAEEHLSAALRGGAAGFLLKDTAPEQLEYAIRELAQGGSVIAPRVARTVIHGYVNRESRPSGAGAASEHAQPVPGIPTQPRTGACLAAARAGASAEELTAREREVLELLAAGLSNTEIGKRLYIGTTTVKDHVSVLLGKLGVTNRVQAAVRAHQRGLVSSETAGIRRTA, encoded by the coding sequence ATGAATGATTCAGCCGTACACGTGATGATCGTCGACGACGAGATCCTGATTCGGGAAGGGCTCAGACGGATCCTCGACGCTTTCAAGGGTGTGCGCGTCGTGGCTGTCTGTGCGGGGGAGGAGGCCGTCGGCGAGGCCGAACGCCGGCAACCGGACCTGGTCCTCCTCGACGTCAGGATGCCTCACCGGGACGGCCTCAGCGTGCTCGCCGACCTGCGCAGGCTGAGACGGCCGCCGGTGGTCGCCATGCTGACCGCCTTCGATGCCGAGGAGCACCTCTCGGCGGCGCTGCGCGGCGGGGCAGCGGGCTTCCTCCTCAAGGACACCGCCCCGGAGCAGCTGGAGTACGCCATCAGGGAGTTGGCCCAGGGCGGCAGTGTGATCGCCCCCCGGGTGGCTCGTACCGTGATCCACGGGTACGTGAACCGGGAGAGCCGGCCGAGCGGGGCGGGCGCCGCGAGCGAGCACGCGCAGCCGGTCCCGGGGATCCCCACGCAGCCCAGGACCGGTGCTTGTCTGGCGGCGGCCAGGGCGGGAGCTTCCGCAGAGGAGCTCACAGCGCGAGAACGGGAAGTGCTCGAACTGCTCGCCGCGGGTCTGTCCAACACCGAGATCGGCAAGAGGCTCTACATCGGCACAACAACGGTCAAGGACCACGTCAGCGTCCTGCTCGGGAAGTTGGGCGTAACCAATCGGGTGCAGGCGGCGGTCCGGGCCCACCAGCGAGGTCTGGTGAGCAGCGAGACGGCGGGGATACGACGCACGGCGTGA
- a CDS encoding helix-turn-helix domain-containing protein: MPISPSSSAQAAREVVARRLRDLRKEAGLTVTELALRCGWHHAKTSRIENARTGPTAKDIRLWCQACQADGEAGDLIVQSLNAESMYSQWRHQVRNGLKQMQDSLVQFFRETELFRVYSSTLVPGLLQTEGYAAAILRSVAGFRDLVLDDSAEAARARVERSRVIHEPGHRFVMLIEESVLYHEVAGADSMAAQLGYLLTAGALPSVSLGIIPMATSERKQWPRETFHMYDDTLVSVELVSAQVEITQPSEIALYLKAFEELRSMAVYGADARILITKAIDALH; the protein is encoded by the coding sequence ATGCCCATCTCCCCGTCCTCCTCCGCCCAGGCCGCCCGCGAAGTCGTCGCGCGGCGCCTGCGCGACCTGCGCAAGGAAGCCGGGCTGACGGTCACCGAGCTCGCCCTCCGGTGTGGATGGCACCACGCCAAGACGTCCCGGATCGAGAATGCCCGCACGGGGCCCACCGCCAAGGACATCCGGCTCTGGTGCCAGGCGTGCCAAGCGGACGGCGAGGCGGGCGACCTCATCGTCCAGTCCCTCAACGCCGAGTCGATGTACAGCCAGTGGCGCCACCAGGTGCGCAACGGGCTGAAGCAGATGCAGGACAGTCTCGTCCAGTTCTTCCGCGAGACCGAGCTGTTCCGGGTGTACTCCTCCACCCTGGTGCCCGGCCTGCTGCAAACCGAGGGATACGCGGCCGCCATCCTGCGCAGCGTCGCAGGCTTCCGGGACCTCGTCCTCGACGACAGCGCGGAGGCGGCCCGGGCCCGCGTCGAGCGCTCCCGCGTCATTCATGAGCCAGGGCACCGGTTTGTGATGCTCATCGAGGAGTCCGTGCTCTACCACGAGGTGGCGGGCGCGGATTCGATGGCGGCCCAGCTCGGCTACCTGCTCACAGCCGGCGCACTGCCCTCCGTGTCACTGGGGATCATCCCCATGGCGACGAGCGAGCGGAAGCAGTGGCCACGCGAGACGTTCCACATGTACGACGACACCCTCGTCTCGGTGGAGCTGGTCTCCGCGCAAGTGGAGATCACACAGCCCAGCGAGATCGCCCTCTACCTGAAGGCGTTCGAGGAGCTGAGGAGCATGGCCGTGTACGGGGCCGACGCGCGGATACTCATCACCAAGGCGATCGACGCCCTGCACTGA